Within the Nitrospira sp. genome, the region CGAGTGACCAATACCCTGAAGTTGCTTGGCGACCAGTATCTCGCGCGCGTGTACCGACTCACGTCACAGCGATTTCACTTGGAGGAATGGGACGCCAGCATCATCAGGAAGTTACAGACATTGGATAGCATTTACGGGAAAATGACGGACCGCGCCTCGAATCTGCGGATGGAAATGCTTGAATGGATCATCGTGATCCTGATCGCCATCTCCATCCTGATCTCGTTCGTCCCAATCGGTGCCATTCATTCATGACGACGCACGCCGAACAGGTCATTCTCAAGGTGCTGATCGGCTCGCAGGCACACGGCTTGGCCGGAACCGGCAGCGACGCAGATTACCGAAGCGTCTTTGTCGTGCCGACCGAGGAACTCTTCAGAGTCGGCTTCAAGCCACACGGCCCGCGCATGACCAAAGGGAGCGGCGATGAGACGGCGTGGGAAGTCGGCGTGTTCCTCAGTCTCGCGATCGACTGTTATCCGCTGGCACTCGAAACCCTCGTCGCTCCAACGGTGTCGGCGGACGAATGGGGTCACGCTTTGCGTGAGCTGTTTCCGTCGCTCTGGTCTCCCCACCAGGCGTACGAAGCCTTTCTGTCCTACGCCCACAATCAGCGCAAGAAGTTCCTCGAAAAGAAGGATGGGCGACCGGCCAAATATGCCGCGGCCTATCTCCGAGTCCTGTACAACCTATGTGAACTGCTGGAACGCGGGAGCTTCACGGTTCGCATCCTCGACACGCCGGTTGGACCCGACGTGGCGCGGTTGAAAACCGGGGACTATCGAATCGGAGAGGTCATCGACCTCGGCGAACGGTGGACGGAAGAGGCGGGCGCCCGTCTCGCGCGCTGCCGCCATCAGGGCAATCCCAAGGCGGTCGATGAATTCGCGATTGCACTTCGCCGCGCCTTCCTGACGTAACGTAGCCATTCGTAGTTGACTGGGGTACCCTCAATGCACCGGGGGCTCACCTCACCTGCGTGATACGGAAAAAGCTGGCTCGCAGTTGCTTCCGATTCCGTGCGGCACTTCCCACACTGGAAACCTGATCTGACATGGCGGGGCACAGCGGTATTTCGGAGCGGCACCGTTACAGTCGTTGGACCTCTCGCTGTAATTCACGAAGCAAGCCCTGCGTGTTGGCGAATTGATTGTTGAAGATTTTCCTGGCGACCACGAGCAAATCACCCACTAATGGGTCGCGAAGCGAGTAGCGCACAGACGATCCTTCCTTCTGCCCCAACACAATGCCTTGGGTTCGAAGCACCGCGAGTTGTTGCGAGACGATCGGCTGTTCCAGCATCAGGGCCTCCTGCAGTTCCTGCACGGTACGCGCCCCTCGGACAAGAATCTCCAGTATGCCGATCCGAATCGGGTGTGCCAATGCTCGAAAGAACTGCGCTTTGAATGACTGGAGTTCGCCGGCTGGTGCGGGCTCGCCCGACTTCTGAACTCGTTTTTTACTTGCCACTGTATCAGTATATAATAATATTGCTATAATATAAACAATATTAAGCCTATGATCCACCGGGCTCACGCGTCGCCCCATTCTCTGGCCTCCCTAATCGACGACTTGGCGCGCCTGCTGCCGGCTCAAGGTCCCATCAGCATTTTTATTCATCACAATACGTTGCACGCGTTCGAACACCTGCCATTCGAGGAGGCAGTTCAGCTCGCCGCGGAGCGACTGGGGTGCGAGCCGTTCCTCGCCGAATCGCGCTATCGCGACAAATTGGCGTCGGGCCGTATTCTCGCCAAGGACGTCGAGACGCTCCTCCAAGACCAGCTGGGTGAGAGAGGCACAAGAGATGTGGCTGGCGTCGGCTCGCGATTCAATCTCTGGCGCGCAGTGGTGCTGCACGGTATTCCCCCGGCAACCGGTCGAGAGCTTTCGTGGATTCTGAATGAAACCCCTGCGTTGTCCCGGTTTAGAACGGACGTGCCAGCAACCGCTCGCGCTGTGTCGAGTGCACTCAGCGAGCTGGACGATCACGGTCGTGAGGAGCACCGAGCCGTGCGCCGTCTCTGGAACGGCTGTGTTGCAGCAGTGGAATCGGCCGGCAAACCGCCCCCAGTTCCAACGGGCTTGCTCGTTCGCCATCGCGACTGGTTGCAAGCTGTACACGGACTTGATACGGATGCTTGGATACACCCACCGCTCATTCGATTCCTTGCAGCCTATCTCGATCAGGGCCTTGCCCATTGGTCCATGCCTGAGAGATGGCGTGGCATTCATGGCTGCTTCTTGGAGATTTACACAACGGCTCTCACTGCACAGTGCGGGCCGTGGGCGCGAACACTCCCCTGGCTGATCGCCGAAGACCGAGCCGTCCAGCGCGACGCCCTGGGCTCCATTGGTCACTCCCTCGCCGAACTTGGAGTCGCTGATGACGAGTGGAAGGACTATGTAAGCGGCGAGCTACTGGCCCTGCGAGGTTGGGCTGGGATAGTCAGGCAGATTGAGGAGCGACCAGACCGCGTTCCCGCACGCGACCTGACTGTGACATTGCGAGGATACCTCGCAGTCCGCTTGCTGTTCGAACGTGCGGCTCTCCACCATGCAGCGCGCCAGTGGTCCTTTGCTGGCCCCTTACGGGATCTGTGCCCCTGGCTTCGGAATCGGCTTCCCCAGCGTCTTCCCCCGACCGTCGTCGAGCGTGCATGGCCGCTGTTTCACGTGGCTCAACTCTGCGGCCTCGACGGATCGATTGTCGAGCAGTGGGGCGAGCAGCACGTGAGGGAGCTCGAGTCCGAACTGCATGCAATCGACAGCATGCATCGACGCCAGATCCTGCACCAGGCGTTCGAGCGAGCCATCCGCTACCGCCTGTACGACGCACTCGTAGGACATCCATCACAGAAGTTGTCCGGCCCTCCGGCATTTCAGGCTGTGTTCTGCCTCGACGAGCGGGAGGAATCATTCCGCCGACATCTGGAGGAGATCGATCCGGACTGCGAGACGTTCGGCACGGCCGGATTCTTCAACGTCGCGATGTATCACCAGGGCTCCACCGACGCTCACCCTCGACCGCTGTGTCCTGTGGCGATCCACCCGAAACACTACGTCGCGGAGATCGAAGTGGACGGTGATCGGTTCGTGAGACGGTCGCGCCGGTTCCAACGGCTCGCTGCGGGGTTCCTCGGCTACAACGTTCACCAAGGAAGTCGGCTGCCGGTCCGCGGCGCAGTGCTGATGACCGTGTTTGGCTGGCTCGCGCTGATTCCGCTCGTTCTTCGGGTGGTGTTTCCTTGGTTCTCCTCTCGACTGGGCCGCACGCACGAAACGTCAAGCACGACGGTGCGAACCCGTCTGCAGCTCGACCGCGAGGCTGGAGCGCCGCCCATCGGGACCCATGCGGGATTCACAGTTCGGGAGATGGCGAATATTGTGCGCCGCGTGCTCAACGATATCGGAATAAGCGATCGGCTGTCTCCGCTCGTCCTCGTCGTCGGACATGGTTCTATCAGTCTCAATAATCCTCACGAGTCGGCCCACGATTGCGGGGCGTGCGGGGGCGGACGCGGTGGGCCAAATGCCCGCGCGTTCGCGCACATGGCCAACGATCCCCGCGTGCGCCAACTCCTGGCGACAGATGGCCTCTGCATCCACGCGACGACGTGGTTCGTGGGAGTCCAACGGAATACGTGCGACAACACGGTCACGTTCTTTGATGAGGATCTTGTTCCTGCGGCATCTCAACCGGTGTTGGCACGAGCGAAGGAAACAATCGGA harbors:
- a CDS encoding nucleotidyltransferase, which produces MTTHAEQVILKVLIGSQAHGLAGTGSDADYRSVFVVPTEELFRVGFKPHGPRMTKGSGDETAWEVGVFLSLAIDCYPLALETLVAPTVSADEWGHALRELFPSLWSPHQAYEAFLSYAHNQRKKFLEKKDGRPAKYAAAYLRVLYNLCELLERGSFTVRILDTPVGPDVARLKTGDYRIGEVIDLGERWTEEAGARLARCRHQGNPKAVDEFAIALRRAFLT
- a CDS encoding UPF0753 protein, with translation MIHRAHASPHSLASLIDDLARLLPAQGPISIFIHHNTLHAFEHLPFEEAVQLAAERLGCEPFLAESRYRDKLASGRILAKDVETLLQDQLGERGTRDVAGVGSRFNLWRAVVLHGIPPATGRELSWILNETPALSRFRTDVPATARAVSSALSELDDHGREEHRAVRRLWNGCVAAVESAGKPPPVPTGLLVRHRDWLQAVHGLDTDAWIHPPLIRFLAAYLDQGLAHWSMPERWRGIHGCFLEIYTTALTAQCGPWARTLPWLIAEDRAVQRDALGSIGHSLAELGVADDEWKDYVSGELLALRGWAGIVRQIEERPDRVPARDLTVTLRGYLAVRLLFERAALHHAARQWSFAGPLRDLCPWLRNRLPQRLPPTVVERAWPLFHVAQLCGLDGSIVEQWGEQHVRELESELHAIDSMHRRQILHQAFERAIRYRLYDALVGHPSQKLSGPPAFQAVFCLDEREESFRRHLEEIDPDCETFGTAGFFNVAMYHQGSTDAHPRPLCPVAIHPKHYVAEIEVDGDRFVRRSRRFQRLAAGFLGYNVHQGSRLPVRGAVLMTVFGWLALIPLVLRVVFPWFSSRLGRTHETSSTTVRTRLQLDREAGAPPIGTHAGFTVREMANIVRRVLNDIGISDRLSPLVLVVGHGSISLNNPHESAHDCGACGGGRGGPNARAFAHMANDPRVRQLLATDGLCIHATTWFVGVQRNTCDNTVTFFDEDLVPAASQPVLARAKETIGTARRKEAHERCRRFEAVPLWYPPLAALAHVQGRAADLAQPRPEYGHATNAFCIIGRRMRTRGLFLDRRAFLVSYDPTQDHNGAILARILAAVVPVVTGINLEYYFSYVDPSGYGCGTKLPHNVTSLLGVMDGAQSDLRTGLPWQMVEIHEPTRLALVIEDTPDRLLRVIQNIPDVARLVRHRWVWLACLDVESSTVWEFRTTGFVPHAATGALAAVSGGSNAWYQGKRGFLPPATIVQGHAVLRAVEKTHGGHST